A section of the Oryzias latipes chromosome 10, ASM223467v1 genome encodes:
- the hmmr gene encoding hyaluronan mediated motility receptor, translating to MSFSRAPLKRFNEQIGCAPPPGSYDIKTCDLKGAASFDKSDRFKLVKTATGAALPPPASPSRSVFVSPVRRTLSVDGLAEGLSARKERTCMTLERKKQRLLEREIRCLVQQRGEQDRRLQVLEEELKKVEARLLAAVRERTGLAANVTTLERQRAELKKVNEFLKNKVSADTIKKRINSLTMELMDARNNLDVKNQELHVLQINTQGQMSMLETDLQASKVTVSALQERNSDLEDLHQVMKTQNDELENENASLQAVIQELREEVRVLQGYLDAANDQIQDLRLKLQEKSQESNAASFQEEKLKQLEMELGNCTAELESTQNTLRAKEEEAQKFQQELQASKDALWEVEKRLEYQELELKAAQKAVSDSEKQIKSANQEVRQQEAELVRLREVLRRTERELDERVAHLEQKCLFSEEERNKAKEEELRKIEELKMELSSVQQTKRDERKRKIQLEQELATLSEELTKEKALVDSLTVLVGQERSESEEHLRQLKEEMEEVLGELAAMEDQEQKRQEVIKKSQEAVNTLQEEKDRLVQELNATKELLMNKTNDVESLKQVHLTAMKELGEASAISQQRMSNIVSELESTTAALEDAKKREKELEAEVRRVTQQLKEVMDKVVERTEEEINQLRELSDERQETLLAEERAREENAKILLEVQACLAQKDEEMKATEERHAALISQLQQELLLQTNGKEEALRQLEEQRNQSLTRFQHEREKDQKLLEEIGQEKMELIKQLQEERAEKVAFQRILEEEKEALMAERKNCEQVRSEVLALRRELEMVEEGRRSLLAEVEHKEQLRHRLETQLGTFEQDKDRLMSRLGDVEEELVRFKTQLDLMEEKKRGLEQELEAHKQGGLALREQVLLLSQEKVTLQWELEEQRQEHQRQLTKAQESSQCSEITHWKKQYEDLFAKVRPFQEQLNAFAAERDALLNENGANQEELNKLADAYARLLGHQNQKQKIKHVVKLKDENISLKQEVSKLRTLVSRQKTDLEQLKSKLPGASRRRFDPSKAFQHDKENRHTEALKKGNHNE from the exons ATGTCGTTTTCCAGAGCTCCGTTGAAACGCTTTAATGAGCAAATAG GTTGTGCTCCTCCACCGGGGTCGTATGATATCAAAACGTGTGATTTAAAGGGCGCCGCGTCTTTTGACAAGTCTGACCGGTTTAAATTGGTTAAGACGG CCACAGGGGCAGCACTTCCACCCCCAGCATCACCCTCCAGAAGTGTCTTTGTGTCTCCTGTGCGCAGGACTCTGTCCGTGGACGGTCTG GCGGAAGGATTGAGTGCAAGGAAGGAGAGAACCTGCATGACCTTGGAGAGGAAGAAGCAGAGACTCTTGGAAAGAGAG ATCCGGTGCCTGGTGCAGCAGCGAGGGGAGCAGGATCGTCGCCTGCAGGTCTTGGAGGAAGAATTGAAGAAGGTGGAGGCCAGGCTGCTGGCTGCAGTCAGGGAGAGGACAGGCCTCGCAGCCAATGTTACCACACTTGAGAGGCAAAGGGCAGAGCTCAAGAAAGTCAACGAGTTTCTCAAAAACAAG GTTTCTGCTGACACtataaaaaagagaattaaTTCTCTCACAATGGAGCTGATGGACGCGAGGAACAATTTAGATGTGAAAAaccag GAATTGCATGTCCTGCAGATTAACACACAAGGACAAATGAGCATGCTGGAAACTGATCTTCAAGCTTCCAAAGTTACCGTTTCCGCCCTCCAAGAAAGGAATAGCGACTTGG AGGATCTCCATCAAGTGATGAAAACCCAGAATGATGagcttgaaaatgaaaatgctagCTTACAAG ctgtaaTACAGGAGCTTAGGGAGGAGGTCAGAGTACTGCAGGGGTACCTGGATGCAGCAAACGATCAGATCCAA GATCTCCGCTTGAAGCTTCAAGAAAAATCACAGGAGAGCAATGCAGCTAGTTTTCAAGAGGAGAAActtaa gcaACTAGAAATGGAACTGGGAAACTGTACCGCAGAGCTAGAAAGCACTCAAAACACCCTGAGAGCAAAAGAGGAGGAGGCTCAAAAGTTCCAGCAAGAACTCCAGGCATCAAAGGATGCATTATGGGAGGTGGAGAAAAGGCTGGAGTACCAGGAACTGGAGCTTAAGGCTGCTCAAAAAGCCGTGAGTGactctgaaaaacaaatcaagtcGGCCAACCAGGAAGTTCGCCAGCAGGAGGCGGAGCTCGTCAGGCTGAGAGAGGTGCTCAGGAGAACAGAGCGGGAGCTGGACGAGAGGGTGGCACatcttgaacaaaagtgtctgTTTTCTGAGGAGGAGAGAA ACAAAGCTAAGGAAGAGGAGCTGAGGAAAATAGAAGAGCTGAAGATGGAGCTGAGCTCAGTGCAGCAAACTAAAAGAGatgagagaaagagaaagattCAACTTGAGCAAGAACTGGCTACCCTTTCTGAGGAGCTGACCAAGGAAAAG GCACTTGTAGACTCCCTGACTGTGCTGGTGGGGCAAGAACGGAGCGAGTCTGAGGAGCATTTGAGACAGCTaaaggaggagatggaggaggtTCTGGGAGAGCTTGCTGCAATGGAGGACCAGGAGCAGAAGAGACAGGAGGTGATAAAGAAGAGCCAGGAGGCTGTGAATACTCTACAGGAGGAAAAAGACAGGCTGGTGCAGGAGCTGAATGCTACAAAAGAACTTTTGATGAA TAAAACCAACGATGTGGAAAGTTTGAAACAGGTGCATTTAACTGCCATGAAAGAACTTGGAGAGGCAAGCGCAATCTCTCAGCAGAGGATGAGCAATATTGTCTCTGAGCTGGAAAG CACCACAGCGGCTCTGGAGGATGCAAAGAAAAGGGAGAAAGAGCTGGAGGCAGAGGTGAGGAGGGTGACCCAACAACTGAAGGAGGTGATGGACAAAGTGGTGGAGCGTACAGAGGAAGAAATCAACCAGTTGAGGGAGTTGTCAGACGAGCGCCAAGAGACCCTGCTGGCCGAAGAAAGAGCCAGAGAGGAAAATGCAAA AATATTGCTGGAGGTGCAGGCTTGCCTCGCACAAAAAGATGAAGAGATGAAGGCCACAGAAGAGCGCCACGCAGCTCTAATCAGTCAGCTACAGCAGGAGCTACTGCTGCAGACAAATGGCAAAGAGGAAGCACTGAGGCAGCTGGAGGAACAGAGAAATCAGAGTTTAACTCGGTTCCAGCACGAGAGAGAAAAGGACCAAAAACTGCTGGAGGAGATCGGCCAAGAAAAGATGGAACTAATAAAGCAGCTTCAAGaagaaagagcagaaaaagTTGCATTTCAAAGGATCctagaggaagaaaaagaggcTTTGATGGCTGAGAGGAAGAACTGTGAGCAGGTCAGATCAGAAGTTCTGGCATTACGGCGTGAGCTGGAGATGGTGGAGGAGGGCAGAAGAAGTCTGCTGGCTGAAGTAGAACACAAAGAGCAGCTCAGGCACCGGCTCGAAACCCAGCTAGGCACTTTTGAGCAAGACAAGGATCGGCTTATGTCTCGCTTGGGCGATGTTGAAGAAGAACTTGTTAGGTTCAAGACCCAATTAGACCTAATGGAGGAGAAGAAACGGGGTTTGGAGCAGGAACTGGAAGCCCACAAGCAGGGTGGGCTCGCCCTGAGGGAACAAGTGCTACTTCTGTCTCAGGAAAAAGTTACTCTGCAGTGGGAGCTAGAGGAGCAGAGACAGGAACACCAAAGACAGTTAACTAAAGCACAAGAGAG CTCCCAGTGCTCTGAGATCACGCATTGGAAAAAGCAGTATGAAGATCTTTTTGCTAAAGTCAGACCCTTCCAG GAACAGCTGAATGCGTTTGCAGCAGAGCGAGATGCGCTGCTTAACGAAAACGGAGCAAACCAAGAGGAACTAAACAAATTGGCGGATGCTTATGCCCGTCTCCTGGGGCACCAGAACCAGAAGCAGAAGATCAAACATGTGGTGAAGCTCAAAGATGAGAACATCTCTCTAAAACAG GAGGTGTCAAAGCTTCGTACCCTGGTGAGTCGGCAGAAGACTGATTTGGAGCAGTTGAAGTCAAAGCTCCCCGGTGCTTCTCGCCGCCGGTTTGATCCCAGCAAAGCTTTCCAGCATGACAAGGAGAACAGGCACACCGAAGCTCTAAAAAAAG GAAACCATAATGAGTAG
- the LOC101172253 gene encoding insulin-like — translation MKCRVGRVYYSTNLLCQGAWHTAQRDRVADRVLPLMARASWVLLTVILLIYSPGATSAPLQHLCGSHLVDALFFVCGDRGFFYNPHRAHKRDLGNQLGFLSKMARQQERQWRDQSGRDEPKVKRGIVEQCCHKPCSIHHLEGYCD, via the exons ATGAAGTGTAGGGTTGGCAGGGTCTATTATTCAACCAATCTACTGTGCCAAGGAGCCTGGCATACAGCCCAGAGGGATAGAGTGGCAGACCG CGTTCTCCCTCTTATGGCCAGGGCATCATGGGTGCTGTTAACTGTGATCCTGCTGATCTACTCGCCAGGGGCAACCTCGGCGCCCCTCCAGCACCTGTGTGGGTCCCACCTGGTGGACGCCCTCTTCTTTGTTTGTGGAGACCGGGGATTTTTCTACAACCCACACCGAGCCCACAAGCGGGACCTGGGAAATCAGCTTG gtttcctgtctaaAATGGCCAGACAGCAGGAGCGGCAGTGGAGGGATCAGTCTGGCCGTGATGAACCTAAGGTGAAAAGAGGGATTGTGGAGCAGTGCTGCCATAAGCCTTGCAGCATTCACCACCTGGAGGGCTACTGCGACTGA